Within Pseudomonas paeninsulae, the genomic segment CGTCCCGCCGGTGCCGGCAATGCCAACATGGCCAGCGGCGCCATCGAAGTGCTCGGTTATGAATTGGAAGTGCTGAACGAGGCGGAAACCCCGCCGTTCCCGCTCAATGAATACACCGATGTCGGCGAAGAAACCCGCCTGCGTTACCGCTTTATCGACCTGCGCCGTCCGGAAATGGCGGCCAAGTTGAAGCTGCGCTCGAGTATCACCACCAGCATCCGTCGCTACCTGGACGAGAACGGCTTCCTCGATGTGGAAACGCCGATCCTCACTCGCGCCACCCCTGAAGGCGCGCGTGACTACCTGGTGCCGAGTCGCACCCACGCCGGCAGTTTCTTCGCTCTGCCGCAGTCGCCGCAGCTGTTCAAGCAGCTGTTGATGGTCGCCGGCTTCGATCGCTACTACCAGATCGCCAAGTGCTTCCGCGACGAAGACCTGCGCGCCGATCGTCAACCTGAATTCACCCAGATCGACATCGAGACCAGCTTTCTCGATGAAGCCGACATCATGGGCATTACCGAGAAGATGATCCGCCAGCTGTTCAAGGCGGTGCTGGACGTCGAGTTCGCCGACTTCCCGCACATGACCTTCGCAGAAGCCATGCGCCGCTATGGCTCGGACAAGCCGGACCTGCGTATTCCGCTGGAGCTGGTGGATGTCGCCGATCAGCTCAAGGACGTCGATTTCAAGGTGTTCAGCGGTCCGGCCAACGACCCGAAATGCCGGGTTGCAGCGTTGCGCGTGCCAGGCGGGGCGAGCACGCCGCGCAAGCAGATCGACGACTACACCAAGTTCGTCGGCATCTACGGCGCCCGCGGGTTGGCCTATATCAAGGTCAACGAGCGTGCCAAGGGTGTCGAAGGTCTGCAGTCGCCGATCGTCAAGAACATCCCGCTGGACAATCTCAATGTGATCCTCGATCGCGTCGGTGCGGTCGATGGCGATATCGTGTTCTTCGGTGCCGATAAGGCCAAGATCGTCAGCGAAGCTCTGGGTGCGCTGCGGATCAAACTGGGTCACGACCTCAATTTGTTCACGTGCGAGTGGGCACCGCTGTGGGTGATCGACTTCCCGATGTTCGAGGAGAGCGACGACGGCAGCTTGAACGCACTGCACCACCCGTTCACGGCGCCGAAGTGCAGCCCAGAAGAGCTGGCGGCTAATCCTGCCACCGCGCTGTCGCGTGCCTACGACATGGTGCTCAATGGCACCGAGCTGGGTGGCGGTTCGATCCGTATCCATCGCAAGGAAATGCAGCAGGCGGTGTTCCGCTTGCTCGGCATCGGCGAGGAGGAGCAGCAGGAGAAGTTCGGCTTCCTCCTCGATGCTCTCAAGTTCGGTGCGCCGCCGCACGGTGGCCTGGCCTTCGGTCTGGATCGTCTGGTGATGCTGATGACCGGCGCGCAGTCGATCCGCGAAGTGATCGCCTTCCCGAAAACCCAGAGCGCGGCCTGCGTCATGACTCAGGCGCCGGGTGTGGTGGATGCCAAGGCGTTGAGCGAATTGCACATTCGCCTGCGCGAGAAACCCAAGGCCGAGTGAGCCTTGCCGACGACAAGGAGCCTGGATTTTCCAGGCTTCTTCGTTATGGTTTTTACGAAACCTGATTTAAGTGATGACGGAGTGAGTTATGGCTGGTCATTCCAAATGGGCCAACATCAAGCACCGCAAAGGGCGTCAAGACGCCAAGCGCGGCAAGATCTTCACCAAGCTCATTCGTGAGCTTACCGTCGCCGCCAAGGGCGGTGGTCTGCCGGCAGACAATCCGCGTCTGCGCCTGGCCATGGAGAAGGCGCTGACCGCCAATATGACCCGCGACACCATCGACCGGGCGATCGCTCGCGGCGTCGGCTCGGACGAAGCCGACAACATGGCCGAGCTGAGCTACGAAGGTTATGCGCCGAGTGGCGTGGCAATCTTCGTCGAAGCCATGACCGATAACCGCAATCGCACCGCAGCCGAGGTGCGGCATGCCTTTACCAAGTGTGGCGGTAATCTGGGCACCGATGGCTCGGTGGCCTATATGTTCGAGCGCAAAGGGCAGATCAGCTACGCCCCAGGGGTCGATGAAGATGCCTTGATGGAAGCAGCGCTGGAAGCCGGTGCCGACGATATCGTCAGTGCCGAGGATGGTTCGGTCGAGGTCTATACCGCGTTTGCCGACTTCCACACGGTAAACGAAGCGCTGGGCAATGCCGGGTTCAGGGGTGACGAGGCCGAGGTGGCGATGATCCCGTCGGTCAGTGCGCCTGTCACCGACCTGGAAACAGCGCAGAAAGTGATCAAGCTGATCGACATGCTGGAAGACCTCGACGACGTGCAGAGCGTCTATCACAACGCCGAGATTCCCGACGAGATCATGGAGCAGCTTGGCTGATTGTTGCTTGAGCGCAAGGGCCGGAAGCTGCTGGGGTGTTGTTGTCCAGGGGCTTCCGGTTTTTTTATGGCTGCTATGTGGGTGACTGCATCGAAGGCTGCCCCTATACTCGCCAACTGGATAGATAAACAGTATGGTTGTCGGCTTTGGTCGACAGCTCGGGTGGATGGTAGGGCATGACGTTGATCCTCGGTATCGACCCCGGTTCGCGCATCACCGGTTATGGTGTGGTGCGTGATACCGGGCGCAGCTGTGAATATGTCGCCTCGGGCTGTATTCGTACCGGTAGCGGCTCGATGCCTGAGCGTTTGCAAATCGTTTTTCGCGGCGTGCGCGAGGTGATCGAGACCTACGGGCCAGTGACCATGGGTATCGAGCAGGTATTTATGGCGCGCAACCCTGACTCGGCGCTCAAGCTCGGCCAGGCCCGCGGCGTGGCTATCGTGGCGGGGATCGAGGCGGGGCTGGATATTGCCGAGTACACCGCGACCCAGGTCAAGCAGGCGATTGCCGGCACCGGTGGCGCGGATAAGGAGCAGGTGCAGATGATGGTCATGCATTTGCTCAAGTTGGTGCAGAAACCGCAGATCGATGCCTCGGATGCCCTGGCGATTGCGCTGTGTCATGCCCATCACCGGCAAAGCCTGATTCCACACGGTCTGGTCGCTGCCAAGCGGCGCGGCGGCCGCCTTCGTT encodes:
- the aspS gene encoding aspartate--tRNA ligase; this encodes MMRSHYCGQLNESLDGQEITLCGWVHRRRDHGGVIFLDIRDREGLAQVVFDPDRAETFAAADKVRSEYVVKITGKVRLRPAGAGNANMASGAIEVLGYELEVLNEAETPPFPLNEYTDVGEETRLRYRFIDLRRPEMAAKLKLRSSITTSIRRYLDENGFLDVETPILTRATPEGARDYLVPSRTHAGSFFALPQSPQLFKQLLMVAGFDRYYQIAKCFRDEDLRADRQPEFTQIDIETSFLDEADIMGITEKMIRQLFKAVLDVEFADFPHMTFAEAMRRYGSDKPDLRIPLELVDVADQLKDVDFKVFSGPANDPKCRVAALRVPGGASTPRKQIDDYTKFVGIYGARGLAYIKVNERAKGVEGLQSPIVKNIPLDNLNVILDRVGAVDGDIVFFGADKAKIVSEALGALRIKLGHDLNLFTCEWAPLWVIDFPMFEESDDGSLNALHHPFTAPKCSPEELAANPATALSRAYDMVLNGTELGGGSIRIHRKEMQQAVFRLLGIGEEEQQEKFGFLLDALKFGAPPHGGLAFGLDRLVMLMTGAQSIREVIAFPKTQSAACVMTQAPGVVDAKALSELHIRLREKPKAE
- a CDS encoding YebC/PmpR family DNA-binding transcriptional regulator, whose product is MAGHSKWANIKHRKGRQDAKRGKIFTKLIRELTVAAKGGGLPADNPRLRLAMEKALTANMTRDTIDRAIARGVGSDEADNMAELSYEGYAPSGVAIFVEAMTDNRNRTAAEVRHAFTKCGGNLGTDGSVAYMFERKGQISYAPGVDEDALMEAALEAGADDIVSAEDGSVEVYTAFADFHTVNEALGNAGFRGDEAEVAMIPSVSAPVTDLETAQKVIKLIDMLEDLDDVQSVYHNAEIPDEIMEQLG
- the ruvC gene encoding crossover junction endodeoxyribonuclease RuvC, with the translated sequence MTLILGIDPGSRITGYGVVRDTGRSCEYVASGCIRTGSGSMPERLQIVFRGVREVIETYGPVTMGIEQVFMARNPDSALKLGQARGVAIVAGIEAGLDIAEYTATQVKQAIAGTGGADKEQVQMMVMHLLKLVQKPQIDASDALAIALCHAHHRQSLIPHGLVAAKRRGGRLRL